In Carnobacterium sp. CP1, the following are encoded in one genomic region:
- a CDS encoding YigZ family protein yields MLKNYYTIAKDGSFEIEIKKSRFICHLKRVATEAEAQDYIQSLKKEHWKANHNCVAYLIGDQNEIQRAYDDGEPSGTAGVPMLEVLKKQELKYVVAVVTRYFGGTKLGAGGLIRAYGKAVSTALKEIGVVERKLQTEISATVHYSASGKLENDLIESTYAIKEILYTDEVTFVCFVDEPDIAAFQAELTDWLNGQVAFKKGPQSYRELTFSGNH; encoded by the coding sequence TTGCTGAAAAATTACTATACCATCGCAAAAGATGGGTCATTCGAAATTGAAATCAAAAAATCTCGTTTTATTTGTCATTTAAAACGTGTGGCCACCGAAGCTGAAGCTCAAGACTACATACAAAGCTTAAAAAAAGAGCATTGGAAAGCCAACCACAATTGTGTGGCGTATTTAATTGGCGACCAAAATGAAATCCAGCGGGCTTATGATGATGGCGAACCTAGCGGAACTGCTGGTGTACCGATGTTAGAAGTCTTAAAAAAGCAAGAACTGAAATACGTTGTCGCTGTTGTTACTCGGTATTTTGGAGGCACTAAATTAGGTGCTGGCGGTTTGATTCGTGCTTATGGAAAAGCAGTCAGCACCGCTTTAAAAGAAATTGGTGTCGTAGAACGAAAATTGCAAACCGAAATCAGCGCAACCGTTCACTATTCTGCTTCTGGCAAATTAGAAAACGACTTAATAGAATCGACGTACGCTATCAAGGAAATTCTCTATACCGATGAAGTCACGTTTGTTTGTTTTGTCGATGAACCAGACATTGCTGCTTTTCAAGCTGAATTAACCGATTGGCTAAATGGTCAAGTCGCTTTTAAAAAAGGTCCGCAAAGTTACCGTGAACTCACTTTTTCAGGAAATCATTAA